Proteins from one Candidatus Rokuibacteriota bacterium genomic window:
- a CDS encoding ABC transporter ATP-binding protein — translation MQRYLLETIRLKKHFGGVRAVDGVDLQVEEGELLAIIGPNGAGKTTLFNLLTGMLRPDSGRVLLAGKDITGLPASEIVRHGIGRSFQLINIFPELTVHENTLVAVLSHLGLTSKPLASLNKAKGAHAKATELLARVGLLAEADRWGGSLSRGDQKRLEIAIALAVEPKLLLLDEPTAGMAPVEIQQITRLLTRIAQEAGITVVFTEHDMRVVFSVASRITVMHQGKIIATGRPEEVRVHPGVQEAYLGETP, via the coding sequence GTGCAGCGATATCTCCTCGAGACGATTCGGCTGAAAAAGCACTTCGGGGGAGTCAGGGCGGTTGACGGGGTCGACCTCCAAGTCGAGGAAGGAGAGCTCCTGGCCATCATCGGCCCGAACGGGGCAGGCAAGACGACCCTGTTTAATCTCCTCACGGGGATGCTCCGGCCGGACTCGGGAAGGGTCCTCTTGGCGGGGAAAGATATTACCGGACTTCCAGCCTCTGAGATCGTCCGCCACGGAATCGGACGATCCTTCCAACTCATCAACATCTTCCCCGAGCTCACCGTCCACGAGAACACGTTAGTGGCAGTCCTCTCCCACCTGGGCCTCACGTCCAAGCCCCTCGCCTCCTTGAACAAGGCCAAAGGGGCTCACGCGAAGGCCACTGAGCTCCTGGCACGGGTCGGCCTCCTCGCTGAAGCCGACCGCTGGGGAGGAAGTCTTTCCCGGGGAGATCAGAAGCGGCTCGAGATCGCCATCGCCTTAGCCGTGGAACCGAAGCTCCTGCTCCTGGACGAGCCGACGGCGGGGATGGCTCCCGTCGAGATCCAGCAGATCACACGGCTCCTGACGCGGATCGCCCAGGAGGCTGGGATCACCGTCGTGTTCACCGAGCACGACATGCGGGTGGTCTTCTCCGTCGCCTCACGGATCACCGTCATGCACCAGGGCAAAATCATCGCCACAGGGAGGCCAGAGGAGGTTCGCGTGCATCCCGGTGTCCAGGAAGCGTACCTGGGCGAGACCCCCTAA